The Muribaculum intestinale genome includes the window TGAAAAGGGACCCGGATAGCATTTGAAAAGGGGACCACCCGGGATGGGGATGCAAAGATAATTATATTTGTTGAGTCATCATTTCCTGAGTTTCTTTCATGCGGTATGATTTGCCTGTCATGTTAAGCAGTATAGCCTTGTGGGTCAGGCGGTCTACCATTGCGGTGACCAGTACTTTGTCGTCAATAATCTCGTTCCAGCGGTTGAAGGCGAGATTGGTTGTGACGACGGTCGTCTTCTTGTCGGTGCGGAGGGAGAGATGGTTAAAGAGCATCTCTGCGCCGGCCTTGTCGCAGGAGACGTATCCGAACTCATCACAGATGACCATGTCGTATCTCTCGAACTTGTTTTCCAGCGACCGGAGTGTCAAAGCGTTGCGGCACTCGCGTATCTGCGTGAGCAGTCTTGGCACGGATGTGAACAGCACCGAGTGTCCGGCATTACATGCGGCGATACCGAGAGCTGTCGCCAGATGAGTCTTGCCTGTTCCGGGATTGCCGTATAGAATGAGGTTGCGTCCGTTTTTGATGAAGTCGAGTGTCTCGAGTGTCGGGAGCGCTTTCCGGGCATCGGCGGGCAGAGCGTCGGTGTCGATTTCGTTAAGATAGCGAAGTTGCGGGAACCCTGCGTTTTTGATGCGGTGACGGCGCTGGTTTTCAGAGTGGTTCTCTTTTTCGCGCCGGAGCAGTTCGGCTGTAAACCGCCATAGGTTCCATTGTTCGTCGGCGCTCTGCTGTATAAGCAGGTCGATGTCGCGCCGCACAAGCGGGAGTTTAAGGTCGAAAGCGCATGAGCGAATGAGCTCCCGAAGTCCGTCACGGTCTGTTTCATGTATGTCTGTCATTGTCATTCAGTGTATTGGTTGTTTTTTGGGGGGGTATTCAGTCTGCCTGCGATGCGCGGGTATATTCCATAAATGATGAAAGCATGTCAAGGGTATGGCTTGCCGAACTTTCTATTTCAGCCTGTTGCGGGTCGGGAACGTTCGTTGCCGCGATATCGGCGGTTGACTGCATATGTCCTTCCGCCGAGATCATCTGAGCCTGTATCTGTTCAGATGAGAGGCGCTGGAGCCCGCGGGACGAAAGACTTGTGGCGGCACGGACGATGTCAGTGTATGCCAGATTGTTGTCGCGGGTGAACACAAGCAGTTCTATGAAGCTTCGCGGAGACTCGCGGAAGTGTTCGCGGTAAAGCGCCGCCACCGACGGATGTACCTGTTGCAGAGCCACAGACCGCCCCAGAGCGGCCGGTTTGCGCAGGAATGTACCCAGATAATGCATCAGGTCGATGACCCAGTCGCCGGAGCGTCGGCTTCGGGCATGATTGGCCACCTTGTCGCGTCCGTAAAGCACCACGATGCGCTCGGAATACAGCTTTACCGCCACCTGCGAGCCCACCAGACGGTCGGGCACAGAGTAGTGCACTCCGTCAACGGTTATCGTTGAATACTTTCCGACGCGGTACAGCCGCTGCTCGAAGCAGCCGATGTCACCGTGGT containing:
- the istB gene encoding IS21-like element helper ATPase IstB, with translation MTDIHETDRDGLRELIRSCAFDLKLPLVRRDIDLLIQQSADEQWNLWRFTAELLRREKENHSENQRRHRIKNAGFPQLRYLNEIDTDALPADARKALPTLETLDFIKNGRNLILYGNPGTGKTHLATALGIAACNAGHSVLFTSVPRLLTQIRECRNALTLRSLENKFERYDMVICDEFGYVSCDKAGAEMLFNHLSLRTDKKTTVVTTNLAFNRWNEIIDDKVLVTAMVDRLTHKAILLNMTGKSYRMKETQEMMTQQI